A genome region from Euphorbia lathyris chromosome 4, ddEupLath1.1, whole genome shotgun sequence includes the following:
- the LOC136225865 gene encoding MATH domain and coiled-coil domain-containing protein At3g58370-like, with product MEEMKVMNLDAPTADLHTAVDEQTDSGKLKTNRQSETVTVTEVKQELRDLPPAHYLFKIENFSLLSDAKVDSYESSDFEVAGYKWKLSVYPEGKKKGYISLYLILSESNSLPLHQEVNVSFKLFVYNQILDKYLAVQGINCFVANLHFAN from the exons ATGGAAGAAATGAAAGTAATGAATTTGGATGCACCCACCGCTGATCTTCACACCGCTGTAGATGAACAAACAGATTCAGGGAAACTAAAAACAAACAGACAATCAGAAACAGTAACAGTAACAG AAGTAAAACAGGAACTCAGGGATCTTCCTCCGGCTCATTACTTGTTTAAGATCGAAAACTTTTCTCTGCTTTCTGATGCCAAAGTAGACAGCTACGAATCGAGCGATTTTGAAGTCGCTGGATACAAATG GAAATTGTCTGTTTATCcagaagggaagaagaaaggGTATATCTCTCTGTATTTGATACTATCAGAATCAAATTCACTTCCCTTACATCAGGAGGTTAATGTTTCGTTTAAGTTGTTTGTTTATAATCAAATCCTGGATAAGTATTTGGCTGTTCAAGGTATTAATTGTTTTGTAGCTAACCTACATTTTGCAAATTAG